atatatatatatatatatatatatatatatattactgatataaatataattttcgcATTACCCTATTATTTTTACATGTAAAAGCGCCCAttcatctgtgtgcgtgtgtgtgcgtgtgcgtgcgtacgtgcgtgtgtgtgaaggtgcgtgcgtgcgtgcgtctgtgtgtgtgtgtgtgtagttgtgtgtgattTATAGAAGTTAacgtacataaaacaaaaatataacttaCTCCTCAAACGCCATACAAACGCCATATATACAGTACCTTTATTTACTGTAAttatacctccccctcccccccccccccttcttaaacacgcacgcacgtttACAGCTAAGTGTACTCTGAGCTAGTATGTACCctacatgcgtatgtgtgcctgtgtgtctgtaggtatgtATCTACTTGAGGGAgatgtgtagggagagagagaaagagagggtgacagagagagagagagagagagagagagagtgagaaagaatgagagagagagagagagagagagagagagagagggggggggggagggagagaaagggattagagaggggagacagacaggcagacagagaaagagagagagagagagagagagtccgtttGCAACACATCCTGGCAACAACTACTTTGTACCCAACGTACTGCACCCAAACACACCACTGACACACGCACCcgtagacacgcacatgcacacatgcgcacatacacacacacgcacacacacacacacacacacacacacacacacacacacacacacacacacacacatacatacacagacatcctGTAGACGCAAAGGGTACTAGGGTTATCTTCTTCATAGTAGCTaccgtcacctctctctctctctctctctctctctctctctctccctctctctctctctctctctctctctctctctctctcttcttggaaTTTGGCAAATGAGTCAAAATATCAGTTTTCCCTTGAAGGTTCTTGGAATTCTAAGTGGCATCTATTTTATTTCTCGGATGTTGTGAATCTGGGAATAGAGAGATAAGGagtggcagcgagagagagagagagagcgagagagagagagagagagagagagagagagagagagagagagagagagagagagagaagaaagaaagtgagtgagggagagagagagagagagacagagagagagagagagagagagagagagagaaagagagagagggagagagagagaaagacagagagagagagagagagagagagagagagagagagagagggagaaagagagagagagagagagagagagagagagaaagaaagtgagagagagagagaaaaagagagagagagagattgcaataATCTTAAAATACTCTCACCTTAAGAcgctatctttttctttatctctctctctctctctctctctctctctctctctctctctctctctctctctctctctctctctctctctctctctctctctctctctctctctctctctctctctctctctctctctctctctctctctctctctctctctctctctctctctctctttcctttctcccacttctttctctcccaccctctcccctttctctcccaccctccctccctcccttttctccctcaatctcaacccttcctccctctccttctccctctcttcatctctttaccAACCTCTTCCTCCAGTTTCTCGTCCTCGCCCATATAAGCTCATCTCAGTTGccgtttttttatatacagtcGTGCGGTACTTTGCGTATAAATGGTTGTGGTATTGTGGTGTCTACATGAGGTTGTTAATGGTACGGTGTCGAGAGAGCTGTGGTTGTGACGGTTATtgttaggtgtgtgtggggggggggggggatgcgtgtgtgtgtgtgtgtgtgtgtgtgcgtgggtgtgtgtgtgtgtgtgtgttttgtgttgtggattttattattattatcatccttattcttcctattattgttttgttctgtggatttttttatatcttatttcggCTTTTCTCATTTTTGGGGGTATATATTTTCTGATGTTTATGGGTATGTTATAGTTGTTCCCTCTCactctattattttcttatatctgcttatctggctacctatcaatttatttgtctatttataatttttttctctttctctctctctctctctctctctctctctctctctctctctctctctctctctatctctctctctctctctctctctctctctctctctctctctctttctctctctctctttctctttctcttcctctctctctctctctctctctctctctctctctctctctctctctctctctctctctctctctctctctctctctctctttctctctctctctttctctttctcttcctctctctcattctctcccactccctctccctctccctctccctctccttctccctctccctctccctctccctctccctctccccctcttcttttctctctctctctttccctccctccctccccattcgtgcccaactttcactcttttttacctctctcaccttccatcctcctccataaTGCAATTAATTAGTTAAAGGCCCTCGAGCAACCACAGAGCGTCGGCCAAAAACCACATCTCGTCAGGTCCTGTCAGCTCCAGTGATGGGTCAGAGCCTCGTGTCGTGATGTGGAACGAAGGCGAAGGTGCTTGGTTAAGGGTTGGTTTGTGGGTGGTTTGTGGGTGGGTTGTGGGTTGGTTTGTGGAATGGTTTGTGGGTGGGTTGTGGGTTGGTTTGTGGGGGGTTTGTGGGTTGGTTTGTGGGTTGGTTTGTGGGTTGGTTTGTGGGGGGTTTGTGGGTTGGTTTGGTGGGGGTTTGTGGGGGGTTTGTGGGTTGGTTTGTGGGTTGGTTTGTGGGTGGTTTGTGGGTTGGTTTGTGGGTTGGTTTGTGGGGGGTTTGTGGGTGGTTTGTTGGTGGGTTGTGGGTTGGTTTGTGGGTTGGTTTGTGGGGGGTTTGTGGGTTGGTTTGTGGGTTGGTTTGTGGGTTGGTTTGTGGGGGGTTTGTGGGTGGTTTGTTGGTGGGTTGTGGGTTGGTTTGTGGGTTGGTTTGTGGGGGGTTTGTGGGGGGTTTGTGGGTTGGTTTGTGGGTGGTTTGTGGGTGGGTTGTGGGTTGGTTTGTGGGTTGGTTTGTGGGGGGTTTGTGGAGGGGTTTGTGGGTTGGTTTGTggggggtttgtgggtgggttgtGGGTTGGTTTGTGGGTGGTTTGTGGGGGgtatgtgggtttgtttgtgggtgGTTTGTGGGTTAGTTTGTGGGTTGGTTTGTGGGGGGTTTGTGGGGGGTTTGTGGGTTGGTTTGTGGGTTGGTTTGTGGGTTGGTTTGTGGGGGGTTTGTGGATGATTTGTGGGTTGGTTTGTGGGGTGGTTTGTGGGGGGTTTGTGGGTTAGTTTGTGGGGGTTTGTGGGTGGTTTGTGGATGGTTTGTGGGTTGTTTGTGGGTTGGTTTGTAGGTGGTTTGTGGGTCGGTTTGTGGGTTGGTTTGTGGGTGGTTTGTGGGTGGTTTGTGAGTTGGTTTGTAGGTGGTTTGTTGGTGGTTTGTGGGTGGTTTGTGGGTGGTTTGTGGGTGGTTTgtgggtgggttgtgggtggattgttggttggtttgtggggggggttgtgggtggtTTGTGGGTGGTTTGTGGTTTATGGTTGGtaatggttttgtttttattggtctttattctgtttttctctcatccTATCTATAggtttccttttgtgtgtgtgttgttgttttttacagtatttttttttttttttttcctcagctcGCCACATCCCCTTTGCTCTTCCTAACAGCTCTCGTGccccctctttcgcttctcttactttcccttctccttctttcccttctctctcttgcccttctccttctttcccttctttctcttctctatttccctcttcccattctccctcttcctcttctccttcttccccttctcccttttccctttctccctcttccccttctccctcttcctcttctccctcttcctcttctccctcttccctttctccctcttcctcttctccctcttccctttctccctctttccttctccctcttccccttctccctcttccccttctcccccttccctttctccctctttcctttctccctcttccctttctccctcttccctttctccctctccctttctctactcaTAGCAACTGTTtaaactccttctcctcccccccccctcctccttccttacagTTCTTCGTGGACTCAACGTCCCTGACTAgacgccttaccccccccccttacctctcccccctatACTCCCTTTTACTCCCACCCTGTAGTATAGAATTTTCATTCACTGACtcattcattatattcattcagtagaatctctcccattttccttttctctctctttttctttcttcttttactttcttttttctccatttgtttaattatcttattcctctccttcgctATCTTTCTCAAATGTTCtgttaagtttttttgttttttttttaaatcttttcccCATATCCTGTGTCTCCATTTCGTCGAGTCATTTACCAAgtactctttctcgctcccttcgTGCAGTTTGTCTTCTAACGTCGCGTCGAGTCATGTAAAAAATGCTGTTTTCGTCTTTTACCTTCTTTACTTCTTTAGTtttagctctccctctcccccctctctctctctatctctctctctccacttcggtttctttatatatatatatatatatatatatatatatatatgtatatatatatatttatatatatatatatatatatacatatgcatatgtgtgtgtgtgtatgtgtatatatatatatatatatatatatatatatatatatatatatatatatatatatatttatatatatatatatatgtatatatttatatatgtatatatatgtatatacatatatatatatatatatatatatatatatatatatatatatatatacacgtgtgtatatatatatatatatatatatatatatatatatatatatatacaggtgtgcgtatgtgtgtgtgtgtttgtgtgtgtgtgtgtgtgtgtgtgtgtgtgtgtgtgtgtgtgtgtgtgtgtgtgtgtgtgtgtgtgtgtgtgtatacatatatatatataaatatattatgtatgcaaaaacatgcacatgcaaatttacatatacatatatatactcagtataaatgtaatatatatgtatgtatatatatatatatgtgtgtgtgtgtgtgtgtgtgtgtgtgtgtgtgtgtgtgtgtgtgtgtgtgtgtgtgtgtgtgtgtgtgtgtgtatgtgtgtgtgtgtgtgtgtgtgtgtgtgtgtgtgtgtgtgtgtgtgtgtgtgtgtgtgtgtatgtgtatgtgtgtatacataaatatatgtatatatatatatatatatatatataagaatatacatatatacatgaatatgcacatttacataataCACACAGATGAAACTCGAAGCTGGTAACGAGGTTTGCCCTGAAGCAATTCACCATAACTATTATTCAGCGAAAACGCGAGTAATACTGCAAAGCGCTGCGTGCATCTATAATGTATGCAAATTTCATTTTTACCAACGAGTAATAAACGCTCCCCTTTCTGagtggatggtgtgtgtgtgtgtgtgtgtgtgtgtgtgtgtgtgtgtgtgtgtgtttctctcttcacatacccatctctccctcttcttccttttccttttatttgtttatctcttattccttttcttttctttttcttcctcttttccatcgcAACGAAAGTAGGGAAAGTATAAGTCGATAGAACTATAACGTAAACAGATAACCAAATTTACAaataccaaaagagagagagagatagagtgagagagagattgagagagagagagagagagagagagagagagagagagagagagagagagagagagagagagagagagagagattgagagagagagagagagagagagagagagagagagagagagagaataaaaaggaagtacCCGAAAAAAGACGTACTTGACATTCTTGCTTCTCTCAACTATCAAACTTCTTTAGTGCCAAAAGCATCTTCCATGTACACAGTGCCACAGTGTACCTCACTAACATGAAATAACACTTTGCCTGAGAGATTTTCAGTGTATGCTTTCGaaagtacatatattcacatttatatctgTCACCAGGGAATGTCTAAAACAAAAGAAGTActaaaagaaaacatttattgTGTGTTAGTAAGGATAGTGTTTCTCATGTCAAATTTaacatattatctatatttctttccgtCTATCGATAGAGGTacattttcctttctcatctGTAGTGGATTTTGCAGAGCTTTGTAGTTAGGAGGATAATATTATACTATCGTCtaatttctgtatttctgtatagCTATCAACGAAGATATTAACCTCATTCTTATCAGGAGTGGATCACAATCTAAACATCTTTCTATATAGTGAGGATGATATTAATCACTTTAGTCAACCTAACAACTAATTTCTGCTTCTCTGTAAATTGATCGACGTAGGAACTTAACCCAGTCACAACGGAAGATGTTTTATATAGGCCTTTTCGTATGTATCGTGGTGCATTCCCATCTTTTACTAGATGAGGTTGCACTTGCACGATTAtcagttattttctttctctattcaactattttttttcccctctgttttgTAACTTATATCCTTCTATATGACTGAGTTTAACTAATCTCTGTAACCATTAAATTATTTCTATTGTAGCTTGTAGTCGCCCGTCTAGAATTCTGTTTTTGTTATGCATCCATTTCTCGttgtctgttttcccgaattatttcattgtcttttttctttctttctttcttttttctaccttttcacAAACTTTCTCTTTGCTTATGTTTCTTTGTTATCCTCATTTGCTCTtccgtttttcttgttgtttatcttttgcccttattttatttcttgtttccttttctttctcctatcgcggcatcattcccttcctccccgtgctccttctcttcctctttatcctccttcctcaattttccctcctctcattctcttccctctacttcttcctatTACTGCATCTCCCTATCATTCTCCTTCAGGatcccttaaccctccctcccatatcccctccttccttcaaccATCTCCTTccgccattcccctccctccactcccttttcctctctccctcctctccctttccctctctccctcttcttccttctcgccctcctcttcctcccctccctcctttctcttcctcctctccctctttccctctctccctcctacccctcgctcctctctctttccctctctctctctcctctcctcttctctctctctcctctcctcctatccctcttcccctctcccttccctcctcctctctctccctcctccctccacccccactttcCGTTCCCGGAAGAGTTTACACCGAGTACAATTTCGTACCCTGTTCaatctctccctccgttccccctcccctccctctctccctccctcccttcctgctcccctcttccccctccttccctactccctcggAACCCAggatcctccttccctctcccctctcccctcctcccccccccccttcctcaaccctcgccctctccctgtaCCTattatcctccccatcccctctatgCCTTAAATCCCAcgtcccctatcccctaccccatccccctctcccgaGCTACTCCCCTAGTCGtacatccccctcctttctcccctcccctcccttccccctcccccctccaggtcGGTTAGTATAGTAAAACAGTAACAGCTTCGTACCCGCCGTCCTTGACCTAGACATTGCTCCGCTTTGCACATGCCAGTGAtttttggagggggggaaagtgtaggggagagaggaggattctccggggaggggagaggggagaggaggggattctcctgggaggggagaggaggggattctccggggaggggagaggggagaggaggggattctccggggaggggagaggggagaggggaggattctcggggaggggagaggggagaggaggggattctccggggaggggagaggggggaggggagtttggTCTAGGGAgcggacaggagggaggggagaggggagtatagtgcaaggagagtgagggaaggtggggaggtgagaagggaggatggtctggggaagggaaagtgtaggggagaggggagaaaagtatACGGGAGGATTTctggagaggagagacgggaggaaaatgtaggggagaggggagtgaattACGAGGAGAGTAAGGGACGAAAattggggatggggagaggggggggcggcgtgggtaagggggggagtagcgagaggaggagagtgccCTTTTGAGACATGGGGTGGGCGGTGGGACAAAAATGctcgaaagggaagggaagggaggagggagatagtcaagaggaagatagggaaaaggagagccaCTATcggaaaggagggaataaaagggaaaaaaaaactagaagagtgcgggggggggggggaataaggatGCGGAGACGATATAAGGgaaagatgatggagagaggaaaaagaattagGCACTAGGTAAGTGAAAGGTTGGAACAGAGATAAGATGGAAAGGTCTGTAGTAGTTAGGGAAAGAGGGGACGGTATATTATTACTCTACTGAAAGCTACACGAGAACTAGTCtccaaaataaatgaatgatttaCGAGGGGTTTTGTTACTCTATGTgcttatatgcacacaaacacagacacacacacacacacacaaacacacacatatgtgtgtgtgtgtgtgtgtgtgtgtctctgtctctgtctctgtctctgtctcctctctctctctctctcttcatccttcatctcatccccctctctcttaatctctctctctcatcttctactctctctcgtctctctctctctctcatctcatctctctctctctcaatatatatatatatatatatatattataatacttaaagtatatatatatatacatatatatatatatatatatatatatacatatattatatatatattaatatataatacacgtgtgtatatatatattatatatatatacagaaaaggtgcgtatgtgtgtgtgtgtttgtgtgtgtgtgtgtgtgtgtgtgtgtgtgtgtgtgggtgtgtgtgagtagtgtgtcggtgtgtgtgtgtgtgtatacatattatataatatattatgtatgcaaaaacatgcacatgcaaatttacattatacatatatatactcgtattaaatgtaatatatatgtatgtatatattatatatatgtgtgtgtgtgtgtgtgtgtgtgtgtgtgtatgttgtgtctgtgtctgtgtgtgtgttgtgtgtctcgtgtatgtgtgtgtgtagtgtgtgttgtgttttgttgtgtgtgtgtgtgtgtgtgtgttcgtttgtgtgtgatgtgtgtgtgtatgtgttatgtgtgtatacataaatatgtatatatatatatatatatatatagaatatacatatatacatgaatatgcacatttacataataCACACAGATGAAACTCGAAGCTGGTAACGAGGTTTGCCCTGAAGCAATTCACCATAACTTTATTCAGCGAAAACGCGAGTAATACTGCAAAGCGCTGCGTGCATCTATAATGTATGCAAATTTCATTTTTACAACGAGTAATAAACGCTCCCTTTCTGAGTgatggtgtgttgtgtttgtgcgtgtgtgtgtggtgtgtgtgtgtgtgtttctctcttcacataccatctctccctcttcttcctttccttttatttgtttatctcttattccttttcttttctttttcttcctctttttcatcgcAACGAAAGTAGGGAAAGTATAAGTCGATAGAACTATAACGTAAACAGTATAACCAAATTTACAAATcccaaaatagaaagagagagatagagtgagagagagattgagagagagacgagagagagagatgagagagatgagagagacgagagagagagagatgagggagagagaagagattgagagtgagatgagagagagagagaggagagagagagaataaaaaggaagtacCCGAAAAAGACGTACTTGACATTCTTGCTTCTCTCAACTATCAAACTTCTTTAGTGCCAAAAGCATCTTCCATGTACACAGTGCCACAGTGTACCTCACTACATGAAAATAACACTTTGCCTGAGAGATTTTCAGTGTATGCTTTCGaaagtacatatattcacatttatatctgTCACCAGGGAATGTCTAAAACAAAAGAAGTACTAAAAGAaaaatcatttttgttttgtgtgtagtaAGGATAGTGTTTCTCATGTCAAATTTAACATATTAATCTATATTTCTTTCCGTCTATC
Above is a window of Penaeus chinensis breed Huanghai No. 1 chromosome 19, ASM1920278v2, whole genome shotgun sequence DNA encoding:
- the LOC125034921 gene encoding LOW QUALITY PROTEIN: proline-rich 33 kDa extensin-related protein-like (The sequence of the model RefSeq protein was modified relative to this genomic sequence to represent the inferred CDS: inserted 4 bases in 3 codons), whose product is KPTHKPTHKPTHKPPTNPXHKPTKPTHKPTHKPTHKPXHKPTHKPTHNPPTNHPQTPHKPTHKPTHKPXHKPTHKPTHKPPTNPHQTNPQTPHKPTHKPTHKPTHKPPTNQPTTHPQTIPQTNPQPTHKPPTNQPLTKHLRLRSTSRHEALTHHWS